From a single Miscanthus floridulus cultivar M001 chromosome 8, ASM1932011v1, whole genome shotgun sequence genomic region:
- the LOC136473719 gene encoding uncharacterized protein At4g15970-like: MPSPQRQALGDKLTDRPRPRPRGRLRPPAMARPSRQNLSHASATSLRGFGGRSPQPPSPASAALRRAAAVLLLAAAVALPCAVLYRAAVETTKLIHVPRVHRPLLPAPPLPPVQVPEDDGDLDPSPTGDLDSEDLRLELVLQEASMDNKTIILTTLNAAWASPGSVIDLFIDSFRHGVGTSSLLRHLVIVAFDLKAYEQCVKIHPYCFALPTKDVDFSQEKRFQTTGYLEMMWKRLDFLRLVLEKGYSFVFSDADIMWFRNPFPLFYSDGDFQIACDHYVGNATDLRNIANGGFNYVKSNDQSIEFYKFWYSSRFRYPGYHDQDVFNFIKHDPYTTDIGLTIKFLSTTYFGGICEPSRDLNKVCTMHANCCIGLQSKIHDLRIMMEDWSSYMSMPPSLKQFRPLSWRVPQNCSLSLLSP, from the exons ATGCCCTCGCCTCAGCGGCAGGCCCTCGGTGACAAGCTGACtgaccgcccccgcccccgcccccgcggcCGCCTACGCCCGCCTGCAATGGCGAGGCCGTCGCGGCAAAACCTGTCCCATGCCTCCGCCACATCCCTGCGCGGCTTCGGGGGACGCTCGCCGCAGCCGCCTTCGCCCGCGTCGGCGGCgttacggcgagcggcggcggtgctcctcctCGCGGCCGCAGTGGCGCTGCCCTGCGCCGTGCTGTACCGCGCCGCCGTGGAGACTACGAAGCTCATCCATGTCCCGCGTGTGCACCGGCCCTTGTTGCCTGCACCGCCGCTTCCTCCTGTTCAAGTCCCCGAGGATGACGGCGACTTAGATCCTTCCCCCACGGGCGATCTG GACAGCGAAGATCTCAGACTAGAACTGGTTCTGCAGGAGGCTTCCATGGACAATAAGACCATAATATTGACGACCCTCAATGCTGCATGGGCTTCGCCGGGCTCAGTGATAGATCTTTTCATTGATAGTTTTCGGCATGGTGTTGGTACTAGTTCACTCTTGAGGCATCTTGTGATAGTAGCATTTGATTTGAAGGCGTATGAACAATGTGTCAAGATCCATCCCTACTGCTTTGCTCTTCCAACCAAGGATGTGGATTTTTCTCAAGAGAAGAGGTTTCAGACAACTGGGTATCTGGAAATGATGTGGAAAAGGCTGGATTTCTTGCGGCTAGTGCTTGAAAAAGGTTACAGCTTTGTTTTCTCG GATGCTGATATCATGTGGTTCCGCAATCCATTTCCCCTCTTTTATAGTGATGGAGACTTTCAGATTGCATGTGATCACTACGTAGGGAATGCGACTGACTTGAGGAACATAGCCAATGGAGGATTCAACTATGTGAAATCAAACGATCAAAGCATAGAGTTTTACAAGTTTTGGTATTCTTCCCGATTTAGATATCCTGGGTACCATGATCAGGATGTATTTAATTTTATAAAGCATGATCCTTACACCACAGACATTGGTCTGACAATTAAGTTCTTAAGTACTACGTACTTCGGCGGCATTTGTGAGCCAAGCAGAGATTTAAACAAGGTTTGCACCATGCATGCGAACTGTTGTATTGGACTGCAGAGCAAGATCCATGACCTAAGAATCATGATGGAAGACTGGAGTAGCTATATGTCGATGCCACCAAGCTTAAAACAATTCAGGCCACTGTCATGGAGGGTACCACAAAATTGCAG TCTTTCGTTACTAAGCCCATGA
- the LOC136473720 gene encoding RING-H2 finger protein ATL8-like codes for MARILVEAPAGSGSPEDPINSDMILILAGLLCALVCVLGLGLVARCACSRRWATASGRSQQPGAKAANKGVKKEVLRSLPTVTYVPDSSKAEDEEEGGGADECAICLAEFEEGQAMRVLPQCGHAFHAACVDTWLRAHSSCPSCRRVLAVDLLPPGERCRRCGTRPGGAGGISALWKAPTPCSAEGPTFLA; via the coding sequence ATGGCGAGGATACTCGTCGAAGCGCCCGCGGGCTCGGGCTCGCCGGAGGACCCCATCAACTCGGATATGATCCTCATCCTCGCCGGCCTGCTCTGCGCGCTCGTCTGCGTCCTCGGCCTGGGGCTCGTCGCCCGGTGCGCGTGCTCGCGGCGCTGGGCCACGGCCTCCGGCCGGTCGCAGCAGCCGGGCGCCAAAGCCGCGAACAAGGGCGTCAAGAAGGAGGTGCTGCGCTCGCTCCCGACGGTCACGTACGTCCCCGACAGCagcaaggcggaggacgaggaggagggaggaggggccGACGAGTGCGCCATCTGCCTCGCCGAGTTCGAGGAGGGGCAGGCCATGCGCGTGCTGCCGCAGTGCGGCCACGCGTTCCACGCCGCCTGCGTCGACACGTGGCTGCGCGCGCACTCCTCCTGCCCGTCCTGCCGCCGGGTGCTGGCCGTCGACCTGCTGCCGCCCGGCGAGCGGTGCCGCCGTTGCGGTACGCGCCCCGGCGGTGCCGGCGGCATCAGCGCGCTCTGGAAGGCGCCCACGCCCTGCAGCGCAGAGGGGCCGACGTTCTTGGCGTAG